In Salarias fasciatus chromosome 20, fSalaFa1.1, whole genome shotgun sequence, a single window of DNA contains:
- the cdh26.2 gene encoding cadherin-like protein 26: MRDWLLKQHLDMEILHLSLLVTLCMGVHRSSSKILQRQKRWIIDSFTIDESYNGNFPHSLGHVKIEEDIVLFQIHGQGVDKEPRGVLRMTEETGELWLLSPVDHEQYQAFQLTFQAIHKTDRSVHTQLSIIINIVDSNDCAPTFDRENYEISVKESTLQGSELIAVKATDRDLSEKFKKFDLQIVSVIPQPRDVEFYLTQFLDEVGKISFKGCLDHEQADKYTIIVAAKDHGEPQQLSSSCTIVLNIEDENNHLPVITQQKAVVRVKEDQENILLLRVPVTDEDVKDSPSWWAEFHIKEDTDNNFRITTDKKTNEGILYLNKSLDYEKTPVKNITITAKNEAPYYACKVLERSTMGLWKVAFAGDSAGKAPAPTPSRQQVTVIVENVNEAPIFDMSHQSARVMEDTEVGTYLKTFSAKDPDVKNADRIVYKKGKDPAGWVSVDAKTGKVTTTKILDRESSFVNNSLYVATIHAADDGKPPKTATATLSILISDVNDNTPVLVSNIIDLCQSDEHSMARIEASDLDQEPNAGPFNFKLLGDVKDKWSLDGAHASSVNLVKEKAVHSGHYDLELAVADLQGKTAVHSLSVTVCKCSDPTKPNCRIRKSAVSSTGGATVAIILLSLLLIAGLLLLALLFSCKPDKIPLADESYGNLMISNTETQGTDCEVVFDSDPKFTRIQATSQVRTTAANPMYVNGLQSPVSQTESLLNQQKTMQWMNSFDYGETCVEDSTQYSQLRRDRASSHGLMRMQSMGASSNAGMRLQRRASSNTTNWPNRLHFQETMLKKELHKLETQSCKQDEYRPHVYAEEGDSQHNFELDAISIAEVNFDPNLELDYKFKQLASICMPTGNTVYSTQASD, encoded by the exons ATGAGAGACTGGCTTCTCAAACAACATCTGGATATGGAGATATTACATCTAAGTCTTCTCGTCACACTG TGCATGGGGGTCCACAGGTCATCTTCAAAAATTTTGCAACGGCAAAAAAGATGGATCATCGACTCTTTTACCATTGATGAAAGCTACAATGGAAATTTCCCCCATTCACTGGGTCAT GTTAAAATTGAGGAGGACATAGTCCTTTTCCAGATACATGGCCAAGGTGTGGATAAGGAGCCTCGTGGTGTGTTAAGAATGACAGAAGAAACTGGAGAGCTGTGGTTGCTCAGCCCAGTGGACCACGAACAATACCAAGCTTTTCAG TTGACTTTTCAGGCAATTCATAAGACAGACAGAAGcgtacacacacagctcagcatTATAATAAACATTGTGGATTCAAATGACTGCGCTCCGACATTTGACCGGGAGAATTACGAAATCAGTGTCAAGGAATCAACGCTACAAG GTAGTGAATTGATTGCTGTTAAAGCAACGGACAGAGACCTGTCGGAAAAATTCAAAAAATTTGACCTTCAAATTGTCTCAGTGATTCCTCAGCCACGAGATGTGGAGTTCTACTTAACTCAGTTTCTTGATGAGGTTGGAAAAATCTCATTTAAAGGATGTTTAGACCATGAG cAAGCAGACAAATACACCATCATAGTAGCAGCAAAAGACCATGGAGAACCACAACAGCTCTCCAGCTCCTGCACCATTGTTCTCAACATCGAAGATGAAAATAACCACCTTCCAGTGATCACGCAACAGAAG GCTGTAGTCAGAGTGAAAGAAGACCAGGAAAATATTCTTCTTTTACGTGTGCCGGTTACAGACGAAGACGTCAAAGACTCACCGTCATGGTGGGCTGAATTTCACATCAAAGAAGACACAGATAATAACTTCAGAATCACTACTGACAAAAAGACTAACGAAGGAATCCTGTATTTGAACAAG AGTCTGGACTATGAGAAGACTCCCGTAAAGAATATCACCATCACTGCGAAAAATGAGGCTCCCTATTACGCGTGCAAGGTGCTGGAGAGGAGCACCATGGGTCTTTGGAAAGTGGCCTTCGCCGGTGACTCAGCTGGGAAAGCACCGGCGCCAACTCCCAGCAGGCAGCAAGTGACAGTGATTGTGGAGAATGTCAATGAGGCTCCAATCTTTGACATGTCTCACCAAAGCGCCAGGGTGATGGAGGACACTGAAGTGGGAACGTATCTGAAGACATTTTCAGCTAAAGACCCTGACGTCAAAAATGCTGACAGAATTGT atacaAAAAAGGGAAAGATCCGGCTGGTTGGGTGTCAGTGGACGCTAAGACTGGAAAAGTAACCACAACCAAGATTTTGGATCGAGAGTCATCTTTTGTTAATAACAGTCTCTATGTAGCCACAATACATGCCGCTGATGATG GGAAACCTCCAAAGACAGCCACGGCGACGCTGAGCATCCTGATCAGTGACGTAAATGACAACACTCCAGTCCTGGTTTCAAACATAATAGACTTGTGTCAGTCTGATGAACACTCAATGGCCCGCATTGAAGCTtcggacctggaccaggagccaAATGCTGGACCTTTCAATTTCAAGCTCCTTGGAGATGTTAAGGACAAGTGGAGTCTCGACGGAGCTCATG CGTCTTCAGTCAACCTGGTGAAAGAGAAAGCTGTTCATTCTGGACACTATGACCTGGAGCTAGCGGTGGCTGACCTGCAGGGGAAGACGGCCGTCCACAGCCTGTCAGTCACTGTGTGCAAGTGTTCAGACCCAACCAAGCCAAACTGTCGCATCAGAAAATCTGCAGTTTCTTCCACAGGAGGAGCGACAGTAGCGATTATTCTACTGAGCCTGCTGCTAATTGCAG GTTTGCTTCTCTTAGctcttctgttttcatgcaAGCCAGATAAAATCCCACTTGCAGATGAAAGTTATGGAAATCTGATGATCAGTAACACGGAGACACAAGGAACCGACTGTGAG GTGGTTTTCGACAGTGATCCGAAATTTACCCGAATCCAAGCAACATCTCAAGTTAGGACAACAGCAGCTAATCCT atgTACGTGAATGGCTTGCAGTCACCTGTATCTCAAACAGAGTCTTTACTAAACCAACAAAAAACTATGCAATGG ATGAACAGCTTTGACTATGGCGAAACCTGCGTTGAAGATTCCACTCAATACTCACAACTCCGAAGAGACAGAGCCAGCTCCCATGGCTTAATGCGCATG cAGTCGATGGGTGCATCGTCAAACGCTGGAATGAGACTTCAGAGGAGGGCATCATCTAACACTACG AACTGGCCAAACCGCCTACATTTTCAGGAAACCATGCTGAAAAAG GAGCTGCACAAGCTTGAAACTCAAAGCTGCAAACAGGACGAGTATCGACCTCACGTGTACGCTGAGGAGGGCGATTCACAGCACAACTTCGAGCTCGACGCCATCTCCATCGCAGAGGTTAACTTTGACCCCAACTTAGAGCTGGATTACAAGTTCAAACAACTGGCCTCCATCTGCATGCCTACTGGCAATACTGTATACAGCACACAAGCTTCTGATTGA
- the mtg2 gene encoding mitochondrial ribosome-associated GTPase 2 — MFAVFRVFSRRADLLPRWVLADELRGLGLGWSSVSALRGGGGDVRVRGVSSSAALCAKNRGNPKKTEMSEKKLTRHFVDHRRVKLVAGSGGKGACSFHSEPRKEWGGPDGGNGGDGGSVIIKADRLVKSLAQVVPVYKGEDGQSGSSKNCYGRNGNPTYIRVPLGTVVKEQGKTIVDLEKHGQEYVAAFGGAGGKGNRFFLSNENRAPMTATPGGAGEERVLQLELRTMAHAGLVGFPNAGKSSLLRIISKARPAVAAYPFTTLNPHVGIVTYRDHEQVAVADIPGIIRGAHLNRGLGISFLRHIERCRFLLFVLDLSAPEPWTQLQDLRFELDQYEPGLSERPQAIVANKMDLPEAQEKLEFLRSQVTQRVIPVSALTGQNTEELILHLRELYDGYLHGESTKAVRW; from the exons ATGTTTGCGGTGTTTAGAGTCTTTTCCCGGCGGGCTGACCTGCTGCCGAGGTGGGTTTTAGCAGACGAACTGCGGGGCTTGGGTCTCGGCTGGTCCTCGGTGTCGGCTctgcggggaggaggaggagacgtgCGGGTCCGAGGGGTCAGCAGCTCCGCAGCGCTGTGCGccaaaaacagaggaaacccCAAGAAGACGGAGATGTCCGAGAAGAAGCTG ACCCGTCACTTTGTGGACCACCGGCGTGTGAAGCTGGTGGCCGGCTCGGGTGGAAAAGGGGCCTGCAGCTTTCACAGTGAGCCCAGGAAGGAGTGGGGCGGTCCAGACGGAGGGAATGGAGGTGACGGAGGGAGTGTCATTATCAAGG CGGACCGGTTGGTCAAGTCGTTGGCTCAAGTGGTTCCTGTTTATAAGGGAGAAGACGGGCAGTCGGGGAGCAGCAAGAACTGTTACGGACGCAACGGCAACCCAACCTACATTAGA GTGCCATTAGGAACTGTGGTGAAGGAGCAGGGTAAAACCATCGTGGACCTGGAAAAACATGGCCAGGAGTACGTGGCGGCGTTCGGAGGAGCCGGCGGGAAAGGAAATCGATTCTTCCTGTCAAATGAGAACCGTGCCCCGATGACAGCAACGCCGggtggagcaggagaggagcgcGTCCTTCAGCTGGAGCTACGCACCATGGCTCACGCCGGCCTG GTGGGGTTTCCAAATGCTGGCAAGTCCTCACTTTTGAGGATCATCTCCAAAGCCAGGCCTGCTGTGGCGGCTTATCCTTTTACCACACTCAACCCACATGTAGGAATCGTCACGTACAGGGATCACGAGCAAGTCGCAG TTGCTGACATACCAGGCATCATCCGAGGCGCTCATCTCAACCGAGGCCTGGGGATCTCCTTCCTGCGCCACATCGAGCGGTGCCGTTTCCTCCTCTTTGTGTTGGACCTGTCCGCTCCAGAGCCCTGGACCCAGCTCCAGGACCTGCGCTTTGAGCTGGACCAGTATGAGCCCGGTCTGTCTGAGCGGCCCCAGGCTATTGTAGCCAACAAAATGGACCTACCCGAAGCTCAAGAAAAGCTTGAATTCTTGAGGAGCCAGGTCACCCAGAGGGTCATACCTGTGTCAGCTCTCACAGGACAGAACACAGAGGAGCTGATCCTTCACCTCAGAGAGCTGTATGACGGATACCTCCATGGAGAATCCACCAAAGCCGTCAGGTGGTAG
- the LOC115407540 gene encoding calcium-responsive transactivator-like isoform X2 encodes MSVAFSSARPRSKGEVTQQMIQKMLDENHHLIQCIMDYQSKGKTAECTQYQQILHRNLVYLATIADSNQNMQSLLPAPPTSNMSMGPGGMGQSGGHVPGNLNDNMASGLPSTSMIQSQMSNGPSHAPMQQQAGQVQSAMPSSSLSLPASSYGSSVSGYSHPAPSSQGSMVQGPGPGYGSTSSSSTTPSSSSSSSSSSSSRSNLNMQSNQVSMMHQQSATPHYSSGQAGGQHYQGQQAMGMMGQGSQGNSMMSQRPMGSYRSSQQGHGDYSYQQSSYGEQGYDRSFDETSQHYYEGGNSQYSQQQSQYQQSSGQQQPFSQQQYSSQQAYSGQPQGYGPGQGGSSQYQQYQQGQSQQYGSYRSSQGGPGAQTQRPYAYEQGQYGNYQQ; translated from the exons ATGTCGGTGGCGTTTTCATCTGCGCGCCCCAGGAGTAAAGGAGAGGTGACACAGCAAATGATCCAGAAG ATGCTGGATGAAAATCACCATTTAATACAATGTATAATGGATTACCAAAGTAAAGGCAAGACCGCTGAATGCACACA ATATCAGCAAATCCTTCACAGAAATCTTGTGTATTTGGCCACAATAGCTGATTCGAATCAGAACATGCAGTCGCTACTTCCTGCT CCTCCCACCTCTAATATGTCCATGGGTCCAGGAGGGATGGGCCAGAGTGGGGGGCATGTTCCAGGTAACCTCAATGACAACATGGCATCAGGATTGCCCTCGACATCAATGATCCAGAGTCAAATGAGCAATG GCCCCAGCCATGCCCCcatgcagcagcaggctggtcAGGTGCAGTCGGCTATGCCCTCCTCGTCTCTCAGCCTGCCAGCAAGCAGCTATGGTAGCTCAGTCTCCGGCTACAGCcaccctgctccctcctcccaGGGAAGCATGGTCCAGGGCCCCGGGCCTGGTTATGGCTctacctcctcttcctccaccacgccctcatcctcttcttcctcctcctcctcctcctcctcccgcagCAACCTCAACATGCAGTCCAACCAAG TCTCCATGATGCATCAGCAGTCTGCCACTCCGCACTACTCATCAGGCCAGGCTGGGGGTCAGCATTATCAGGGACAGCAGGCCATGGGTATGATGGGTCAGGGCAGTCAAGGAAACAGCATGATGTCTCAGAGGCCCATGGGATCGTACCGCTCTTCTCAGCAAG GTCATGGGGACTATTCTTATCAACAGTCCTCTTATGGCGAGCAAGGCTATGACAGGTCATTTGATGAGACTTCACAGCATTACTATGAAGGAG GTAATTCTCAGTACAGCCAACAACAGTCTCAGTATCAGCAGAGCTccggccagcagcagcccttcagccagcagcagtaTTCCTCCCAACAAGCCTACAGTGGGCAGCCGCAGGGATACG GTCCTGGACAGGGAGGATCGTCTCAGTATCAACAGTATCAACAGGGTCAAAGCCAACAGTATGGATCGTACCGCTCTTCCCAGGGAGGCCCTGGGGCGCAAACTCAGAGGCCATACGCCTACGAACAG gGTCAGTATGGAAACTATCAGCAATAA
- the LOC115407540 gene encoding calcium-responsive transactivator-like isoform X1 translates to MSVAFSSARPRSKGEVTQQMIQKMLDENHHLIQCIMDYQSKGKTAECTQYQQILHRNLVYLATIADSNQNMQSLLPAPPTSNMSMGPGGMGQSGGHVPGNLNDNMASGLPSTSMIQSQMSNGPSHAPMQQQAGQVQSAMPSSSLSLPASSYGSSVSGYSHPAPSSQGSMVQGPGPGYGSTSSSSTTPSSSSSSSSSSSSRSNLNMQSNQVSMMHQQSATPHYSSGQAGGQHYQGQQAMGMMGQGSQGNSMMSQRPMGSYRSSQQGSAQQYMGQDEFYGEQYGHTQSSSEPINQQYYPDGHGDYSYQQSSYGEQGYDRSFDETSQHYYEGGNSQYSQQQSQYQQSSGQQQPFSQQQYSSQQAYSGQPQGYGPGQGGSSQYQQYQQGQSQQYGSYRSSQGGPGAQTQRPYAYEQGQYGNYQQ, encoded by the exons ATGTCGGTGGCGTTTTCATCTGCGCGCCCCAGGAGTAAAGGAGAGGTGACACAGCAAATGATCCAGAAG ATGCTGGATGAAAATCACCATTTAATACAATGTATAATGGATTACCAAAGTAAAGGCAAGACCGCTGAATGCACACA ATATCAGCAAATCCTTCACAGAAATCTTGTGTATTTGGCCACAATAGCTGATTCGAATCAGAACATGCAGTCGCTACTTCCTGCT CCTCCCACCTCTAATATGTCCATGGGTCCAGGAGGGATGGGCCAGAGTGGGGGGCATGTTCCAGGTAACCTCAATGACAACATGGCATCAGGATTGCCCTCGACATCAATGATCCAGAGTCAAATGAGCAATG GCCCCAGCCATGCCCCcatgcagcagcaggctggtcAGGTGCAGTCGGCTATGCCCTCCTCGTCTCTCAGCCTGCCAGCAAGCAGCTATGGTAGCTCAGTCTCCGGCTACAGCcaccctgctccctcctcccaGGGAAGCATGGTCCAGGGCCCCGGGCCTGGTTATGGCTctacctcctcttcctccaccacgccctcatcctcttcttcctcctcctcctcctcctcctcccgcagCAACCTCAACATGCAGTCCAACCAAG TCTCCATGATGCATCAGCAGTCTGCCACTCCGCACTACTCATCAGGCCAGGCTGGGGGTCAGCATTATCAGGGACAGCAGGCCATGGGTATGATGGGTCAGGGCAGTCAAGGAAACAGCATGATGTCTCAGAGGCCCATGGGATCGTACCGCTCTTCTCAGCAAG GATCTGCACAGCAGTACATGGGACAAGACGAGTTCTACGGAGAGCAGTATGGACACACTCAGAGCTCCAGCGAGCCCATTAACCAGCAGTATTACCCAGATG GTCATGGGGACTATTCTTATCAACAGTCCTCTTATGGCGAGCAAGGCTATGACAGGTCATTTGATGAGACTTCACAGCATTACTATGAAGGAG GTAATTCTCAGTACAGCCAACAACAGTCTCAGTATCAGCAGAGCTccggccagcagcagcccttcagccagcagcagtaTTCCTCCCAACAAGCCTACAGTGGGCAGCCGCAGGGATACG GTCCTGGACAGGGAGGATCGTCTCAGTATCAACAGTATCAACAGGGTCAAAGCCAACAGTATGGATCGTACCGCTCTTCCCAGGGAGGCCCTGGGGCGCAAACTCAGAGGCCATACGCCTACGAACAG gGTCAGTATGGAAACTATCAGCAATAA
- the LOC115407540 gene encoding calcium-responsive transactivator-like isoform X3, with protein sequence MSMGPGGMGQSGGHVPGNLNDNMASGLPSTSMIQSQMSNGPSHAPMQQQAGQVQSAMPSSSLSLPASSYGSSVSGYSHPAPSSQGSMVQGPGPGYGSTSSSSTTPSSSSSSSSSSSSRSNLNMQSNQVSMMHQQSATPHYSSGQAGGQHYQGQQAMGMMGQGSQGNSMMSQRPMGSYRSSQQGSAQQYMGQDEFYGEQYGHTQSSSEPINQQYYPDGHGDYSYQQSSYGEQGYDRSFDETSQHYYEGGNSQYSQQQSQYQQSSGQQQPFSQQQYSSQQAYSGQPQGYGPGQGGSSQYQQYQQGQSQQYGSYRSSQGGPGAQTQRPYAYEQGQYGNYQQ encoded by the exons ATGTCCATGGGTCCAGGAGGGATGGGCCAGAGTGGGGGGCATGTTCCAGGTAACCTCAATGACAACATGGCATCAGGATTGCCCTCGACATCAATGATCCAGAGTCAAATGAGCAATG GCCCCAGCCATGCCCCcatgcagcagcaggctggtcAGGTGCAGTCGGCTATGCCCTCCTCGTCTCTCAGCCTGCCAGCAAGCAGCTATGGTAGCTCAGTCTCCGGCTACAGCcaccctgctccctcctcccaGGGAAGCATGGTCCAGGGCCCCGGGCCTGGTTATGGCTctacctcctcttcctccaccacgccctcatcctcttcttcctcctcctcctcctcctcctcccgcagCAACCTCAACATGCAGTCCAACCAAG TCTCCATGATGCATCAGCAGTCTGCCACTCCGCACTACTCATCAGGCCAGGCTGGGGGTCAGCATTATCAGGGACAGCAGGCCATGGGTATGATGGGTCAGGGCAGTCAAGGAAACAGCATGATGTCTCAGAGGCCCATGGGATCGTACCGCTCTTCTCAGCAAG GATCTGCACAGCAGTACATGGGACAAGACGAGTTCTACGGAGAGCAGTATGGACACACTCAGAGCTCCAGCGAGCCCATTAACCAGCAGTATTACCCAGATG GTCATGGGGACTATTCTTATCAACAGTCCTCTTATGGCGAGCAAGGCTATGACAGGTCATTTGATGAGACTTCACAGCATTACTATGAAGGAG GTAATTCTCAGTACAGCCAACAACAGTCTCAGTATCAGCAGAGCTccggccagcagcagcccttcagccagcagcagtaTTCCTCCCAACAAGCCTACAGTGGGCAGCCGCAGGGATACG GTCCTGGACAGGGAGGATCGTCTCAGTATCAACAGTATCAACAGGGTCAAAGCCAACAGTATGGATCGTACCGCTCTTCCCAGGGAGGCCCTGGGGCGCAAACTCAGAGGCCATACGCCTACGAACAG gGTCAGTATGGAAACTATCAGCAATAA
- the lsm14b gene encoding protein LSM14 homolog B: MASSKPYIGCKIRLISKSQNRYEGILYTIDARSSILVLAKVICFGTEGRPTERPTPPRDIIYEFITFRGSDIQDIALSESPQHELLQDPAIIQSSSAGSSGIDPGLESLGPMGMSACNQLAASSLLNQQYAAALGLGLHVRRGPMVEKAVQTLQLERRQQRRCFTGSQEEQIDRRKPRRNRGSTVRLGSDVTTSQQATRQENQENRPPARRRPGARRRRNRGKGQLGVTNVPVPVLKFDTDFDFDLANAQFKEVEKELQNRMILKDGNHEEQCEKEGLQLDAQDEHSGPKWYYDKAKSFFDNISSNSALRLTWAEERKRNLETFGFSGRYLRSQSFRSGYTRGRGTALPAQQMGAGEL; encoded by the exons ATGGCTTCATCCAAACCTTACATCGGTTGTAAAATAAGATTAATTTCAAAATCCCAAAATCGTTATGAGGGGATTTTGTATACAATTGATGCAAGAAGCTCCATTCTAGTGCTGGCTAAAG TCATCTGCTTTGGAACTGAGGGAAGGCCCACTGAAAGACCAACACCACCCCGAGACATCATCTACGAGTTCATCACATTCAGGGGAAGTGACATTCAGGATATTGCACTGTCTGAATCTCCTCAACACGAACTGCTTCAAGATCCTGCTATCATCCAG TCATCAAGCGCTGGTTCCTCAGGCATCGACCCAGGCCTTGAATCACTGGGCCCAATGGGGATGTCTGCATGCAACCAGCTGGCTGCCAGCTCCCTGCTCAATCAACAATATGCTGCAGCTCTCGGCCTCG GATTGCATGTTAGGAGGGGCCCCATGGTGGAGAAGGCTGTTCAAACTCTCCAACTGGAAAGACGTCAGCAGAGGAGATGTTTTACTGGGTCGCAGGAGGAGCAGATTGACAGGAGGAAGCCCCGGAgaaacagaggatccacag tgagattAGGCTCAGATGTGACCACTTCTCAGCAAGCAACTCGACAGGAGAATCAGGAAAACAGGCCACCAGCAAGAAGAAGACCGG GAGCTCGAAGGCGCAGGAACCGTGGTAAAGGCCAGCTGGGGGTGACTAATGTTCCAGTCCCTGTTCTCAAGTTTGACACAGACTTTGATTTCGATTTGGCAAACGCTCAGTTTAAGGAGGTcgagaaggagctgcagaacaGGATGATTCTAAAAG ATGGAAACCATGAGGAGCAGTGTGAGAAGGAAGGATTGCAATTAGATGCACAGGATGAGCATTCTGGACCAAAATGGTACTATGACAAAGCAAAGTCTTTCTTTGACAACATTTCATCTAATAGTGCCCTCAG ACTAACCtgggcagaggagaggaagcgcAATTTGGAGACTTTTGGTTTTTCTGGACGGTATCTGAGAAGCCAGAGCTTTAGAAGTGGATACACTCGAGGACGAGGCACAGCTTTGCCAGCTCAACAAATGGGGGCTGGAGAACTGTGA